In a single window of the Pandoraea pulmonicola genome:
- the nuoG gene encoding NADH-quinone oxidoreductase subunit NuoG: protein MVEIEIDGQKVEVPEGSMVIQAAKKNGTYIPHFCYHKKLSIAANCRMCLVEVEKAPKAVPACATPVANGMVVRTNSEKAVKAQQSVMEFLLINHPLDCPICDQGGECQLQDLAVGYGKSASRYQEEKRVVFHKNVGPLISMEEMSRCIHCTRCVRFGQEVAGVMEFGMLGRGEHSEITSFVGKTVDSELSGNMIDLCPVGALTSKPFRYSARTWELSRRKSVSPHDGVGANLVVQVKNNKVMRVVPLENEAVNECWISDKDRFSYEGLNSDERLTKPMLKQGGEWHEVDWQTALEYIGHGLTDIIRDHGADAVAALASPHATVEELHLLQKFVRALGSDNVDFRLRQTDVSGGTQGAPWLGMPIAELDTLQGALVVGSFLRKDHPLFASRLRSAVKAGAQLNVLHGADDDLLVKLANKIIAAPSAWVSELAGIAVAAAAVKGVAAPAELAGVNASDAAKAIAASLASGERRAILLGNAVVQHPQFAQLHAIAQVIADITGAKLGFLTEGANTVGGHAVKATNAKGAAALFAQPRQAYLLLNTEPEYDSADAKQALTALNAAKMVVSLSPFKHGLEYADVLLPIAPFTETAGTFVNAEGLPQHFNGVVRALGETRPGWKVLRVLGNLLKLQGFEQDTAEQVRDEALAGFSAASLDNRAKAALTAPKAAGQGLERLADVPIYAADSLVRRAPSLQLTNDAKAALRATLPAALFDSLGLAAGDAVRVRQGDAVVTLPAVRSETLPANVVRVPAATPASAALGAMFGEISVEKA, encoded by the coding sequence ATGGTTGAAATCGAAATTGACGGCCAAAAGGTCGAGGTGCCCGAAGGCAGCATGGTGATCCAGGCTGCCAAGAAGAACGGCACCTACATTCCCCACTTCTGTTACCACAAGAAGCTGTCCATCGCGGCGAACTGCCGCATGTGCCTGGTCGAGGTCGAGAAGGCCCCGAAGGCCGTGCCGGCATGCGCCACGCCCGTGGCCAACGGCATGGTCGTGCGCACGAACTCCGAGAAGGCTGTGAAGGCGCAGCAATCGGTGATGGAGTTCCTGCTGATCAACCACCCGCTCGACTGCCCGATCTGCGATCAGGGGGGGGAGTGCCAACTGCAGGATCTGGCCGTCGGTTACGGCAAGTCGGCATCGCGCTATCAGGAAGAGAAGCGCGTGGTGTTCCACAAGAACGTGGGCCCGCTCATCTCGATGGAAGAGATGTCGCGCTGCATTCACTGCACCCGCTGCGTGCGCTTCGGTCAGGAAGTGGCCGGCGTCATGGAATTCGGCATGCTGGGGCGTGGCGAGCACTCGGAAATCACGTCGTTCGTCGGCAAGACGGTCGACTCCGAACTCTCGGGCAACATGATCGACCTGTGCCCGGTCGGTGCACTCACGTCGAAGCCGTTCCGTTACAGCGCCCGTACGTGGGAGCTGTCGCGCCGCAAGTCGGTGAGCCCTCACGACGGCGTGGGCGCGAACCTCGTGGTGCAAGTGAAGAACAACAAGGTCATGCGCGTCGTGCCGCTCGAGAACGAAGCGGTCAACGAATGCTGGATCTCGGACAAGGACCGTTTCTCGTACGAAGGTCTGAACAGCGACGAGCGCCTCACCAAGCCGATGCTCAAGCAGGGCGGCGAATGGCATGAAGTCGACTGGCAGACGGCCCTCGAGTACATCGGTCATGGCCTGACGGACATCATCCGCGATCACGGCGCCGACGCCGTCGCCGCACTGGCGTCGCCGCACGCCACCGTCGAAGAACTGCACCTGCTGCAGAAGTTCGTGCGCGCGCTCGGCAGCGACAACGTCGACTTCCGTCTGCGTCAGACGGACGTGTCGGGCGGCACGCAAGGCGCGCCGTGGCTCGGCATGCCGATCGCCGAACTCGATACGCTGCAAGGCGCGCTGGTCGTCGGCTCGTTCCTGCGCAAGGATCATCCGCTGTTCGCCTCGCGTCTGCGCTCGGCCGTGAAGGCCGGCGCTCAGCTCAACGTGCTGCACGGCGCGGACGACGATCTGCTGGTGAAGCTCGCCAACAAGATCATCGCGGCGCCGAGCGCCTGGGTGAGCGAGCTGGCCGGCATCGCCGTGGCTGCGGCCGCAGTGAAGGGCGTTGCCGCTCCGGCGGAACTCGCTGGCGTGAATGCCAGCGATGCGGCCAAGGCCATCGCGGCCTCGCTCGCGAGCGGCGAGCGTCGCGCCATCCTGCTGGGCAACGCCGTGGTGCAGCACCCGCAGTTCGCGCAACTGCACGCCATCGCGCAAGTGATCGCCGACATCACCGGCGCCAAGCTGGGTTTCCTCACCGAAGGCGCCAACACCGTCGGCGGCCATGCCGTGAAGGCCACCAACGCGAAGGGCGCCGCCGCACTGTTCGCGCAACCGCGTCAGGCCTACCTGCTGCTCAACACCGAGCCGGAATACGATTCGGCCGATGCGAAGCAAGCCCTCACGGCGCTGAACGCCGCGAAGATGGTCGTCTCGCTCTCGCCGTTCAAGCACGGCCTCGAGTACGCCGACGTGCTGCTGCCGATCGCGCCGTTTACCGAAACGGCCGGTACGTTCGTCAACGCCGAAGGCCTGCCGCAACACTTCAACGGTGTGGTGCGTGCGCTGGGCGAAACGCGTCCGGGCTGGAAGGTGCTGCGCGTGCTGGGCAACCTGCTCAAGCTGCAGGGCTTCGAACAGGACACGGCCGAGCAGGTGCGCGACGAAGCGCTCGCCGGTTTCTCGGCCGCATCGCTCGACAACCGCGCCAAGGCCGCGCTGACGGCCCCGAAGGCCGCAGGGCAGGGGCTGGAGCGTCTGGCCGATGTGCCGATCTATGCCGCCGACTCGCTGGTGCGCCGTGCGCCGTCGCTGCAACTGACCAACGATGCCAAGGCCGCGCTGCGCGCCACGCTGCCGGCCGCGCTGTTCGACAGCCTGGGCCTGGCCGCCGGCGACGCCGTGCGCGTGCGCCAGGGCGATGCCGTGGTCACGCTGCCGGCCGTGCGCTCGGAAACGCTGCCAGCCAATGTGGTGCGCGTACCGGCGGCCACGCCGGCATCCGCCGCGCTTGGCGCGATGTTCGGTGAAATTTCGGTGGAGAAGGCGTAA
- the nuoH gene encoding NADH-quinone oxidoreductase subunit NuoH, which produces MSLNEVINQYGTQLLGVAWPTVWALVRILVVAVILLLCVAYLILWERKLIGWMHVRLGPNRVGPAGLLQPIADVLKLLLKEVITPTQVSKGIYAIAPVMAVLPAFAIWAVIPFQPGAVLADVNAGLLYAIAISSIGVYGVILAGWASNSKYAFLGAMRASAQMISYEIAMGFALVTVLMTAGSLNLSDIVRSQEAGMFAGMGLNLLSWNWLPLLPMFVVYFVSGIAETNRHPFDVVEGESEIVAGHMIEYSGMGFALFFLAEYINMIIISALASVLFLGGWSAPFGFLSFIPGVFWLAFKVFLLLSVFIWVRATFPRYRYDQIMRLGWKVFLPLTIVWVIVVGVWIMSPWNIWG; this is translated from the coding sequence ATGAGCCTGAACGAAGTCATCAATCAATACGGCACGCAACTGCTGGGCGTGGCCTGGCCGACGGTGTGGGCGCTCGTGCGCATTCTTGTCGTGGCCGTGATTCTGCTGCTGTGCGTGGCGTATCTGATTCTGTGGGAGCGCAAGCTCATCGGCTGGATGCACGTGCGTCTCGGTCCGAACCGCGTGGGTCCGGCGGGTCTGCTCCAGCCGATCGCCGACGTGCTCAAGCTTCTGCTCAAGGAAGTCATTACGCCGACGCAGGTCAGCAAGGGCATTTACGCCATCGCTCCGGTGATGGCCGTGCTGCCGGCCTTCGCCATCTGGGCGGTGATCCCGTTCCAGCCGGGCGCGGTGCTCGCCGACGTGAACGCCGGTCTGCTGTATGCCATCGCGATTTCGTCGATCGGCGTGTACGGCGTGATTCTGGCCGGTTGGGCGTCGAACTCGAAGTACGCTTTCCTCGGCGCCATGCGCGCGTCGGCCCAGATGATTTCGTATGAAATCGCCATGGGCTTCGCGCTCGTGACCGTGCTGATGACGGCCGGCTCGCTGAACCTGTCGGATATCGTGCGCTCGCAGGAGGCCGGCATGTTCGCCGGCATGGGCCTGAACCTGCTGTCGTGGAACTGGCTGCCGCTGCTGCCGATGTTCGTCGTCTACTTCGTGTCGGGCATTGCGGAAACGAACCGCCACCCGTTCGACGTGGTGGAAGGCGAATCGGAAATCGTGGCCGGTCACATGATCGAGTATTCGGGGATGGGCTTCGCGCTCTTCTTCCTGGCCGAGTACATCAACATGATCATCATCTCGGCGCTGGCCTCGGTGCTGTTCCTGGGTGGCTGGAGTGCGCCGTTCGGCTTCCTGTCGTTCATCCCGGGCGTGTTCTGGCTCGCGTTCAAGGTGTTCCTGCTGCTGTCGGTGTTCATCTGGGTGCGTGCGACGTTCCCGCGCTACCGCTACGACCAGATCATGCGTCTGGGCTGGAAGGTGTTCCTGCCGCTGACGATCGTCTGGGTGATCGTGGTGGGTGTCTGGATCATGTCCCCCTGGAACATCTGGGGCTGA
- the nuoI gene encoding NADH-quinone oxidoreductase subunit NuoI, translating to MVRAIKDFFGSFLLLELLKGMALTGRYTFARKVTVQFPEEKTPLSPRFRGLHALRRYPNGEERCIACKLCEAVCPAMAITIESDVREDNTRRTTRYDIDLTKCIFCGFCEESCPVDSIVETHILEYHGEKRGDLYFTKEMLLAVGDRYENEIAAAKAADAPYR from the coding sequence ATGGTAAGGGCAATCAAAGACTTTTTCGGCAGTTTCCTGTTGTTGGAACTGCTCAAGGGCATGGCGCTCACGGGGCGCTACACGTTCGCGCGCAAGGTGACGGTGCAGTTCCCGGAAGAGAAGACGCCGCTGTCGCCGCGTTTTCGCGGACTGCACGCACTGCGTCGCTATCCGAACGGTGAGGAGCGCTGCATCGCGTGCAAGCTGTGCGAAGCCGTGTGCCCGGCAATGGCCATCACGATCGAATCGGACGTGCGTGAGGACAATACGCGCCGCACCACGCGTTACGACATCGATCTGACCAAGTGCATTTTCTGCGGCTTCTGTGAAGAAAGCTGCCCGGTGGACTCGATCGTCGAGACGCACATTCTCGAGTATCACGGCGAGAAGCGTGGCGATCTGTACTTCACCAAGGAGATGTTGCTCGCGGTGGGCGATCGTTACGAAAACGAAATCGCGGCGGCCAAGGCGGCCGATGCGCCGTACCGTTAA
- a CDS encoding NADH-quinone oxidoreductase subunit J — protein sequence MEFTTFLFYVFALILVVSGLKVVTSRNPVQSALFLVLAFFNAAAIWMLLEAEFLAIMLVLVYVGAVMVLFLFVVMMIDINLDELRRGFGKFIPLASAVGAIMIVEAALVLMRGYGATRSPVKAVSAPDVPNTKALGIALYTDYIFAFEVAGLILLVAVVAAIALTMRTRKDHKQTDPNKQVRVKKRDRVRLVSMPAEARQQSTGTDAPAAE from the coding sequence ATGGAATTCACAACCTTTCTTTTCTACGTGTTTGCGCTGATCCTCGTGGTCTCCGGCCTGAAGGTCGTGACCTCGCGCAACCCCGTACAGTCGGCACTGTTCCTGGTGCTGGCCTTCTTCAACGCCGCGGCGATCTGGATGCTGCTCGAGGCCGAGTTCCTCGCCATCATGCTGGTGCTCGTCTACGTCGGCGCGGTGATGGTGCTGTTCCTGTTCGTGGTGATGATGATCGACATCAACCTCGACGAACTGCGGCGCGGTTTCGGCAAGTTCATTCCGCTGGCGAGTGCCGTCGGCGCGATCATGATCGTCGAGGCGGCGCTGGTGCTCATGCGCGGCTACGGTGCCACGCGCTCGCCGGTCAAGGCCGTGTCGGCCCCGGACGTGCCGAACACCAAGGCGCTCGGTATCGCGCTGTACACCGACTATATCTTTGCCTTCGAAGTGGCAGGTCTGATCCTGCTGGTCGCCGTCGTGGCCGCCATTGCGCTCACGATGCGTACCCGTAAGGATCACAAACAGACCGACCCGAACAAGCAGGTGCGCGTGAAGAAGCGCGACCGCGTGCGTCTGGTGTCGATGCCCGCCGAAGCCCGGCAGCAGTCCACCGGCACCGATGCGCCGGCGGCGGAATAA
- the nuoK gene encoding NADH-quinone oxidoreductase subunit NuoK, translated as MISLSLAHYLVLGAILFAISITGIFLNRRNVIVLLMAIELMLLAVNLNFVAFSHYLGDIAGQVFVFFILTVAAAEAAIGLAILVTLFRKLETVNVEDLDRLKG; from the coding sequence ATGATCTCGTTGTCGCTAGCGCATTATCTGGTGTTGGGCGCGATCCTGTTCGCGATCAGCATTACCGGTATCTTCCTCAACCGCAGAAATGTGATTGTGCTGCTCATGGCCATCGAGCTGATGTTGCTCGCGGTCAATCTGAACTTCGTCGCGTTCTCGCATTACCTGGGTGACATTGCCGGCCAGGTATTCGTGTTCTTCATTCTTACGGTGGCCGCCGCGGAAGCCGCGATCGGTCTGGCCATTCTGGTCACCCTGTTCCGTAAGCTCGAAACGGTCAACGTCGAAGATCTCGACCGCCTCAAGGGTTAA